A single Anabas testudineus chromosome 10, fAnaTes1.2, whole genome shotgun sequence DNA region contains:
- the LOC113160352 gene encoding heat shock protein beta-11-like gives MLCSSVFQPSPVTMRPFLHWPVRSLWPETRPLFYHIEQEMIRHMQEMRQSIEYMERLHQKIFDEIDQTSSSSVGVFKPITFQELGKDSNFALSLDTKEFCPEELSVKQVGRKLRVSGKTEKKLDDGKGSYSYRCQEFRQEFDLPDGVDPESVTCSLVDGRLQIQAPRERAVDDGKERVVPISITSAPAITSPSSPSSEGPQASSTSSSEVGPAEKKLN, from the coding sequence ATGTTGTGTTCCAGCGTCTTCCAGCCATCCCCTGTCACCATGAGGCCTTTCCTGCACTGGCCGGTCCGCAGCCTGTGGCCCGAGACCCGGCCTCTCTTCTACCACATCGAGCAGGAGATGATCCGCCACATGCAGGAGATGAGGCAGAGCATTGAGTACATGGAGAGGCTGCACCAGAAGATCTTCGATGAGATCGAccaaacctcctcctcctccgtgGGGGTTTTCAAGCCCATCACCTTCCAGGAGCTTGGGAAGGACAGCAACTTTGCCCTCAGCCTCGACACTAAGGAGTTCTGCCCGGAGGAGCTGTCGGTCAAACAGGTGGGCAGGAAGCTGAGGGTGAGCGGCAAGACGGAGAAGAAGCTGGACGATGGGAAGGGCTCCTACTCCTACAGGTGTCAGGAGTTCAGGCAGGAGTTTGACCTGCCGGACGGCGTCGACCCAGAGTCGGTCACCTGCTCGCTGGTAGACGGCCGGCTGCAGATCCAGGCGCCTCGGGAGAGAGCGGTGGACGATGGAAAGGAGAGGGTGGTCCCCATCAGCATTACTTCAGCCCCAGCCatcacctctccctcctccccctccagcGAGGGGCCACAGGCCAGCAGCACCTCCTCATCAGAGGTCGGCCCTGCAGAAAAGAAGCTGAACTGA